From Fusarium fujikuroi IMI 58289 draft genome, chromosome FFUJ_chr07, a single genomic window includes:
- a CDS encoding related to phosphatidylinositol 4-kinase, with protein sequence MSWDLLQRFLESDVFNSNPFLPVSYLSRYADHVGIHYVLCQKLRQFPYEDIEFFLPQLCHLIISVHNESMALEEFLMDLCEESVTAALLTFWLFQTYLHDLSSNPQSDSFQTCRRVYNKVQHIVFGLADTARHEKITENVLPVTVLSSFVLASIALPMFPQWAGPLAVAQARKPQPITNETQEPKENPKPTRARTVTVGNSRSRRVRDNGRTFSAPDPKGSRDSSPKPARSPRPPSVIIPPQRSKTQAGTTRPSALELRSLEAKLSTSSLPLPSAQPTTRPTTPNSAGNAQRPVENATRRHSHHAKVVLTVSDMSPVQKTRLLRQHYFRSETQFLTALEGISNRLVLVPKPARMSALRAELALISQDLPAEIDIPVICPPTLVNGSPGKSRHHRIVRVNPAEATVLNSAEKVPYLIMVEVLRDDFSFDPDQPENDRLLNSLLGGSARARRIFDLSDSPRLSPTVKAPEPLLDSVFEPASGDLGSSPLLKGIDESPVRVSSRPAQNHTAQRLPSGATTSSSTLDLTTPRSSGTGTSRSNSPGPVSRRMTMPIQRSAPADQPDFGALATHMRTASQMLAQLEATSGKRPKQEVAAIRAKIIASMQSLEEKSFDVDEQGPTFDTIMAKASTTPIPVHNPDLEEDVQIDPNLNASAGRERMENDIKTGGVQRRGDRDDPSAAVFGEAWEAKKERIRKSSPYGWMKNWDLVSVIVKTGADLRQEAFACQLIDVCHKIWVDAGTDVWVKRMRILVTGESSGLIETITSGVSLHSLKRSLTLASVESGQNPRNRIATLRDHFLKAFGKPDSKEFQAGVDAFKKSLAAYSIISYVLQLKDRHNGNVLVDSEGHIIHIDFGFMLSNSPGSVGFEAAPFKLTHEYVDVLGGPLSPDFEDYKRLCKQAFQGKLHQKYDVKNSMMGHDSRMPCFAVGIAQVTNTLRQRFQLHLSAEEAEHFVDDLVAKSFGSYYTRLYDTFQYRTQGIY encoded by the exons ATGTCGTGGGACTTGCTTCAGAGGTTCCTCGAGTCCGACGTCTTCAACTCCAACCCCTTTCTCCCCGTCTCATACCTCTC CCGGTATGCCGACCACGTGGGGATTCACTATGTTCTCTGCCAGAAGCTCCGCCAGTTTCCCTACGAGGATATTGAGTTCTTTCTGCCGCAATTATGCCACCTCATAATCAGCGTGCATAATGAGTCAATGGCTTTGGAAGAGTTTTTGATGGACTTGTGTGAAGAATCCGTCACAGCAGCGCTGCTG ACTTTCTGGCTCTTTCAAACATATCTTCACGATCTCTCCTCGAATCCGCAATCCGACTCGTTTCAGACATGTCGCCGTGTCTACAACAAGGTTCAGCACATTGTCTTTGGACTTGCTGATACCGCTCGTCATGAAAAGATCACGGAAAATGTCTTACCAGTCACGGTACTTTCTAGTTTTGTTCTTGCTAGTATTGCGCTGCCCATGTTCCCTCAATGGGCTGGCCCTCTCGCAGTCGCCCAAGCTCGCAAACCTCAACCCATCACCAATGAAACGCAGGAACCGAAGGAGAACCCCAAGCCCACGAGGGCTCGCACAGTTACCGTCGGAAACTCGCGATCGCGGCGTGTCCGAGATAATGGACGGACCTTTAGTGCACCAGATCCTAAAGGGTCAAGAGACTCTTCGCCCAAGCCTGCGCGCAGTCCTCGACCGCCTTCGGTGATTATTCCGCCCCAAAGGTCAAAGACACAAGCTGGGACGACTCGGCCATCCGCTCTTGAGCTGAGATCACTGGAAGCGAAGCTCAGCACGTCATCTCTTCCACTGCCATCAGCTCAACCTACTACCAGACCAACGACCCCAAACTCAGCAGGCAATGCGCAACGCCCGGTCGAGAACGCAACCCGACGGCATTCGCACCACGCAAAAGTAGTCCTTACTGTTAGCGACATGTCGCCAGTGCAGAAGACGAGACTTTTGAGACAACATTATTTCAGGTCAGAAACACAATTCTTGACGGCCCTGGAAGGCATCTCGAACCGATTAGTACTGGTCCCTAAACCCGCTCGAATGAGCGCATTGCGAGCCGAATTGGCTTTAATATCACAGGATTTACCTGCTGAGATTGACATTCCCGTCATTTGCCCCCCAACTCTGGTTAATGGATCGCCTGGGAAGAGCCGCCATCATCGTATCGTTCGTGTGAACCCTGCTGAAGCAACAGTGCTCAATAGTGCCGAGAAGGTCCCTTATCTGATCATGGTAGAGGTTTTGAGAGATGACTTCTCTTTTGACCCTGACCAACCCGAAAATGACCGACTCCTTAACAGCTTACTGGGAGGTAGCGCTCGCGCAAGGCGTATATTCGATCTTTCTGACTCACCTCGCCTCTCCCCCACTGTAAAGGCGCCAGAGCCTCTTCTAGACAGTGTCTTTGAACCTGCTTCCGGCGATCTGGGTAGTTCGCCACTTTTGAAGGGTATAGATGAGTCGCCGGTTAGAGTCTCTTCGAGACCAGCGCAGAACCATACTGCTCAGCGTCTGCCAAGCGGAGCTAcaacatcttcctcgacaTTGGATTTGACAACGCCGCGATCATCGGGCACAGGGACTTCGCGATCTAACAGCCCAGGACCCGTTTCACGAAGAATGACCATGCCCATTCAGCGAAGTGCACCAGCTGACCAGCCTGACTTCGGTGCCTTAGCCACGCACATGCGAACTGCTTCTCAGATGCTTGCACAGCTGGAAGCCACCAGCGGAAAGCGCCCAAAGCAGGAAGTAGCTGCTATCAGAGCTAAGATCATCGCGAGCATGCAGAgccttgaggagaagagcttCGATGTTGACGAGCAAGGCCCAACCTTCGACACAATCATGGCCAAAGCTAGCACAACGCCGATCCCTGTACACAACCCTGACCTGGAGGAAGACGTGCAGATCGACCCGAACCTGAACGCTAGTGCAGGGCGTGAGCGTATGGAGAACGATATCAAGACTGGTGGTGTCCAACGGCGTGGAGATCGTGATGACCCTAGTGCGGCCGTCTTTGGTGAAGCTTGGGAAGCTAAGAAGGAACGAATTCGCAAATCATCGCCTTATGGTTGGATGAAGAATTGGGATCTCGTCAGTGTCATCGTCAAGACAGGAGCTGATCTTCGACAAGAGGCATTTGCTTGCCAGCTGATCGATGTGTGTCATAAAATTTGGGTTGATGCCGGCACTGATGTCTGGGTCAAACGTATGCGAATACTAGTGACTGGGGAGTCGTCGGGTCTGATCGAAACCATCACGAGTGGTGTGTCCCTCCACTCGCTGAAGCGAAGTCTAACGCTGGCCTCCGTTGAGTCTGGTCAGAACCCTCGTAACCGCATTGCGACACTGAGAGACCATTTTCTCAAAGCCTTTGGCAAACCTGATAGCAAAGAGTTCCAGGCTGGTGTAGATGCGTTCAAAAAGTCACTGGCAGCATACAGTATCATCTCTTACGTCCTCCAACTCAAGGACAGACACAACGGTAATGTCTTGGTGGACAGCGAGGGCCATATTATCCATATCGACTTTGGCTTTATGCTTTCCAACTCGCCTGGCTCAGTTGGGTTTGAGGCGGCGCCGTTCAAGTTAACGCATGAGTATGTCGATGTTTTGGGTGGACCACTTTCTCCCGATTTTGAAGACTACAAGAGACTTTGCAAGCAAGCATTTCAAGGCAAGTTACACCAGAAATACGATGTTAAGAACT CGATGATGGGACATGATTCCAGGATGCCCTGCTTTGCAGTTGGCATCGCTCAAGTGACGAATACCCTTCGACAGAGGTTCCAGCTTCACCTGAGCGCCGAGGAAGCGGAACATTTTGTCGATGATCTCGTTGCCAAATCATTTGGCAGTTACTACACTCGACT CTATGACACATTCCAATATCGTACACAGGGTATCTACTAG
- a CDS encoding related to sedlin, with protein sequence MSYYFAIVGTQDNPLFEHEFGTSKQGGDGQSRFSDQVRHLNQFILHSSLDIAEEVQWSHGQMYLKCIDKFFNNYISCFVTAGNVKFLLLHQPIIPTGTSSRSSTAIGANPTSPATEEAIKMFFTEVYENWVKAIMSPFYRANMEVRSPVFRTRVAAAGRKYL encoded by the exons ATGAGTTACTACTTCGCCATTGTCGGCACTCAGGACAACCCTCTATTCGAGCATGAGTTTGGCACCTCTAAACAGGGCGGTGACGGCCAGTCGCGCTTCAGCGATCAAGTCCGTCACTTGAACCAGTTCATCTTACATTCGAGTCTTGATATTGCAGAGGAGGTCCAGTGGTCACATGGACAGAT GTATCTCAAGTGTATTGACAAGTTCTTTAACAACTACATATCATGCTTCGTCACCGCCGGCAACGTCAAATTTCTCCTGCTCCATCAACCCATCATCCCAACAGGAACATCATCACGATCATCAACTGCCATCGGGGCTAATCCCACAAGTCCAGCTACcgaagaagccatcaaaATGTTCTTTACGGAAGTTTATGAGAACTGGGTCAAGGCTATCATGAGTCCCTTCTACCGCGCCAACATGGAGGTGCGTAGCCCGGTTTTCAGAACGAGGGTAGCAGCAGCTGGGAGGAAATACCTTTGA
- a CDS encoding related to hydrolase — protein MILGPVSLVDCGVFLMFLAPQLIWHAGFFLTLFTGLRALPFLLIRLPYEFVTDRYLTHSTRQLAFTQTATVFEDLVIRCVRYAFSNIPAKVGRVFFGKHVALPFIHWRMLRHGYVRSPVHYREYHIGKGDIKSKGTWIMHQPEHRPDFVLYYAHGGGFLMGSSYFYLEFLMAWHHLLIEAGFNNPAIFALEYTLVPDQVYPRQVLEALEGYKHVLEVVQDASKICVSGDSAGGSLILSLLLELGAQAGNQDKKGIKVNIRSGLSDADPPHLPLPRMATLISPWITLMSNLHYSSKSDFLDKRTLWKYAHEYAGENMVQQQPASPGDCVDEGLWRAASPERGYFIVFGEEEVFAPDIEGFLKRQAKIGIQAEGQKFDGGIHAWPVASLFLSSTEDKRLQGLRAAVKEIRRRMLEWGTLNEDRV, from the exons ATGATCCTTGGTCCTGTAAGCCTCGTTGACTGTGGAGTATTTCTTATGTTTCTTGCACCTCAACTCATATGGCACGCTGGATTCTTTCTGACATTATTCACGGGTCTCAGGGCCCTACCATTTCTCC TGATTCGACTTCCTTATGAGTTCGTCACTGACCGCTATCTGACTCATTCAACTCGCCAACTTGCGTTTACTCAGACAGCTACTGtgtttgaggatcttgtgATACGTTGTGTGCGCTATGCCTTCTCCAATATCCCCGCCAAGGTTGGGCgagtcttcttcggcaaaCATGTTGCGTTACCATTTATTCACTGGCGCATGCTTCGCCATGGCTATGTCAGATCTCCAGTTCACTACAGGGAATACCACATAGGAAAA GGAGATATCAAGTCCAAGGGCACTTGGATTATGCATCAACCGGAACATCGTCCAGATTTTGTCCTTTACTATGCACACG GTGGTGGATTCCTGATGGGCTCAAGTTACTTTTACCTCGAATTCCTCATGGCCTGGCATCACCTCCTTATTGAGGCTGGATTTAATAACCCAGCAATATTTGCACTCGAGTATACTTTGGTGCCTGATCAAGTTTACCCAAGGCAGGTCCTGGAGGCACTTGAAGGTTACAAGCATGTGCTTGAAGTCGTGCAAGACGCATCCAAGATCTGCGTTTCGGGAGATTCGGCTGGCGGCTCACTGATTCTCAGCTTGTTGCTCGAGCTGGGCGCTCAGGCTGGcaatcaagacaagaagggcatcaaggtcaacatccGGAGCGGCCTCTCGGATGCGGATCCACCTCATCTGCCTCTCCCGCGTATGGCTACACTGATTTCGCCGTGGATAACGCTGATGTCCAATTTACACTACAGCTCCAAAAGTGATTTCTTGGACAAGAGAACCTTGTGGAAATATGCACATGAGTATGCTGGAGAGAACATGGTCCAACAGCAACCGGCTTCCCCCGGTGACTGCGTCGACGAGGGGCTCTGGAGAGCAGCCAGTCCCGAACGAGGATACTTCATCGtctttggagaagaagaagtattCGCGCCGGATATTGAAGGATTTCTCAAGCGACAAGCCAAAATTGGGATTCAAGCTGAAGGACAGAAATTCGACGGAGGAATTCATGCGTGGCCAGTAGCCTCACTCTTCCTATCCAGTACAGAGGATAAGAGGCTCCAAGGACTTCGAgctgctgtcaaggagaTTAGAAGACGAATGCTTGAATGGGGTACGCTGAACGAGGATAGAGTATAA
- a CDS encoding related to negative regulator of transcription from Pol II promoter: MSTDDSYAPKSPDLSSFYSSGPTQDELHHPQPDSHFSPGYEYKAESPTYTRSTSFSSYVPPSLNFNNNGGTYDSKYRPQVDCQQASSQLRSTRPEYQSYRSRHSSIQDPYVHSSPDKRPSSGNGFEDNFASSHTRSLQHTPARPAPYGQPYPEQTPLSNAAAYDTSYAPLVGTGTTELASTFGAIPFDTDMPPRKAAAPAAPAIDPSPVRTKFPTARIKRIMQADEEVGKVAQQTPIAVGKALELFMIQLVTKSADVAKEKGSKRVTAPMLKHVVEADEQWDFLRDIVSRVENEKEGSRSKTKQESSSDEEIEEPKKRTRGGRRKKTQ, encoded by the coding sequence atgTCGACTGACGACAGCTATGCCCCAAAGTCTCCGGACCTCTCTTCCTTTTATTCAAGTGGCCCCACTCAGGACGAGCTCCATCATCCACAGCCTGACAGTCACTTTAGCCCAGGCTACGAATATAAAGCAGAGTCCCCAACCTACACCAGATCtacttctttttcttcttatgTTCCACCATCCTTGAATTTTAACAATAACGGCGGCACATATGATTCTAAGTACCGGCCACAAGTCGACTGCCAGCAAGCATCATCACAACTAAGATCTACAAGACCGGAATATCAATCTTACCGGTCGCGACATTCTTCAATCCAAGACCCCTACGTCCATTCTTCACCAGACAAACGCCCCTCTTCTGGTAACGGATTCGAGGATAATTTTGCCTCTTCACACACACGGTCACTACAGCACACTCCGGCGCGACCTGCGCCGTACGGCCAACCCTATCCAGAGCAAACTCCGCTTTCCAATGCGGCTGCGTACGATACATCCTACGCACCACTAGTGGGAACTGGCACAACAGAACTCGCTTCGACATTCGGTGCTATACCTTTTGATACAGATATGCCTCCGCGCAAAGCCGCGGCGCCTGCGGCGCCTGCTATCGACCCATCCCCCGTTCGAACCAAGTTTCCAACTGCCAGGATCAAACGAATTATGCaggctgatgaggaggttgGAAAGGTTGCACAGCAGACCCCGATCGCTGTGGGCAAGGCTCTTGAACTTTTTATGATCCAACTCGTTACGAAGAGCGCCGACgtggccaaggagaagggttCCAAGAGAGTCACAGCACCAATGCTCAAACATGTGGTCGAGGCCGATGAGCAGTGGGATTTCCTTCGTGACATTGTCAGTCGCGtcgagaatgagaaggagggtaGTAGATCAAAGACCAAGCAGGAGAGCTCAAgtgatgaggagattgaagagcccaagaagagaaCACGTGGCggcagaagaaagaagactcAGTGA
- a CDS encoding probable ribosomal protein YmL31 precursor, with the protein MFGAFRITNPLSGGLLWKIPWRLSKFQKRRHRLRLRAVDNVVATVDAALAKKGQTLEALDRWKAEMPTEAEMLPKDKYTMFDRKAKRYRKGIHSMPLCSDYPTARISMLTIAQNCPSGQGFPSESTLLATKKSILQNWKQDNRVEDLTENGVFIPWRELLADPHWDLCTTPMFHLRT; encoded by the coding sequence ATGTTCGGCGCATTCCGCATCACGAATCCTCTCTCAGGTGGCCTTCTTTGGAAAATCCCCTGGCGGTTGTCCAAGTTCCAGAAACGCCGCCATCGACTTCGCTTGCGAGCCGTCGACAATGTTGTAGCGACTGTTGATGCAGCTCTCGCCAAGAAAGGACAGACCCTCGAAGCTCTTGACCGATGGAAGGCTGAGATGCCCACCGAGGCCGAGATGCTACCAAAGGACAAATATACCATGTTCGATCGCAAGGCCAAGCGTTACCGCAAGGGCATTCACAGTATGCCACTCTGCTCAGATTACCCAACTGCCCGGATTTCAATGTTGACAATTGCACAGAACTGCCCAAGTGGACAAGGGTTTCCCAGCGAATCAACCCTCCTGGCTACTAAAAAGTCGATTTTGCAGAATTGGAAGCAGGACAATCGAGTTGAGGATCTAACGGAGAACGGCGTATTCATCCCATGGCGGGAATTGCTGGCAGATCCGCATTGGGATCTATGTACAACACCAATGTTTCACCTACGAACTTGA
- a CDS encoding probable histone H4 — MTGRGKGGKGLGKGGAKRHRKILRDNIQGITKPAIRRLARRGGVKRISAMIYEETRGVLKTFLEGVIRDAVTYTEHAKRKTVTSLDVVYALKRQGRTLYGFGG; from the exons ATGACTGGAC GTGGCAAGGGCGGTAAGGGTCTCGGCAAGGGTGGTGCCAAGCGTCACCGAAAGATTTTGCGAGACAACATTCAAGGAATCACCAAGCCTGCTATCCGACGTCTCGCTCGTCGTGGCGGTGTCAAACGTATTTCTGCTA TGATCTACGAGGAGACCCGTGGTGTTCTCAAGACCTTCCTCGAGGGTGTCATTCGTGATGCTGTCACCTACACTGAGCATGCCAAGCGCAAGACCGTTACTTCCCTCGACGTCGTCTATGCTCTCAAGCGACAGGGACGTACCCTCTACGGTTTCGGTGGTTAA
- a CDS encoding probable RPS20-ribosomal protein, with protein sequence MSHQKNEKDVGDAPKSHRIRITLTSRKVQSLEKVSAELIERARSKGLTIKGPVRLPTKNLKITTRKTPCGEGSKTWDSYELRVHKRLIDLHAPTEVVKSVIVNIEAGVEVEVTIAA encoded by the exons ATGTCTCACCAGAAGAACGAGAAGGACGTCGGTGACGCTCCC AAGAGCCACCGCATCCGAATCACCCTGACCAGCCGAAAGGTCCAGTCTCTCGAGAAGGTCAGCGCTGAGCTCATTGAGCGTGCCCGCAGCAAGGGCCTCACCATCAAGGGCCCCGTCCGTCTGCccaccaagaacctcaagatcaCCACCCGCAAGACCCCTTGTGGTGAGGGTTCTAAGACCTGGGATTCCTACGAGCTCCGCGTCCACAAGCGCCTTATCGACCTCCACGCCCCCACCGAGGTTGTCAAGtccgtcatcgtcaaca TCGAGGCCggtgtcgaggttgaggttaCCATCGCTGCTTAA
- a CDS encoding related to nuclear protein bimA — protein MAPTPTVTSGLLRQTIYYHLDNAFYHNGLFFAERLLAQDPRSSESTYLYALCHLRLGDFRSAYDVGKPIGYRGVHLGCAWVFAQACLALERFKDGISALEKARSLWASKCSLGKHSATTRTALPDAPAVLCLLGRLHRAYDDKKKAVSCFEDALQLNPFMWDAFEALCDLGVTVRVPNVFKTSDTLVHGFDVETSPLISREGSVPIVTDIPMKNSQRNATMDVAGDPFSSSHSPTIHELANGDSGQEVDKSEFMQKIQEGRMRYATSTNSSSGFDGMETPPGTISSVTTSSRIGHSNEPPQAPPRRTRHAQAIDQAQEAPPRMNYRIGSRRTRAQDKGLPEQSTENVMTDASNAAPSASLRSSIPAAERKRTISGHPAQRTANSEEPATTRRSARLNMFRPSSKANSGAAGMGTAAVRELKKARPPISRIVRPGSSGSSVGRVVSGNRKPLEEAQADMDHSELPKAKEIPPPPPVHKTSELDAQKIEEGLRWLLDLVMKLANGYYSLSQFQCTESLQHLQSLPMSHQNTPWVLAQMGRAHFEQASYAESEKFFRKMRVQAPSRLEDMEVYSTVLWHLRRETDLSFLAHELVDSSWLSPQAWCALGNAWSLARDHEQALKCFKRATQLDPKFAYAFTLQGHEHVTNEEYDKALTAYRQAISADRRHYNAYYGIGRVQERLGAYDKAYTHFHAAQSINPNNAVLITCIGTVLEKQKQIMPALQAYSKAVDLAPRAAQTRYKKARALLAVGQLDAAQKELIILKDLAPDEATVHFLLGKLYRSMGEKQLSVRHFTIALALDPKASQQIKEAIESFEDDVEMDDSMM, from the exons ATGGCGCCCACTCCGACGGTCACTAGTGGCCTTTTAAGACAAACGATATACTATCATCTCGATAATGCCTTCTACCACAACGGCCTATTCTTCGCCGAACGCTTGCTGGCGCAGGATCCCAGATCTAGCGAGTCTACATACCTCTATGCTCTATGCCACTTGCGACTCGGCGACTTTCGCTCAGCCTACGACGTTGGCAAGCCCATAGGATACCGTGGTGTTCATCTGGGGTGTGCCTGGGTTTTTGCTCAAGCTTGCTTGGCTCTCGAACGATTTAAGGATGGCATCTCCGCCTTGGAGAAAGCCCGAAGTCTCTGGGCATCGAAATGCAGCTTAGGGAAGCATAGCGCAACCACCAGAACCGCTCTTCCTGACGCGCCTGcagttctttgtcttctAGGACGACTCCATCGCGCATAtgacgacaagaagaaggctgtcTCCTGTTTCGAGGACGCTCTTCAGCTGAATCCTTTCATGTGGGATGCTTTCGAAGCGCTATGCGACCTTGGCGTTACTGTCCGTGTACCCAACGTTTTCAAGACCAGCGATACGCTAGTACATGGCTTCGATGTGGAAACAAGCCCTTTGATATCAAGAGAAGGATCTGTACCAATCGTTACAGATATCCCCATGAAGAATTCCCAACGGAATGCTACAATGGATGTTGCAGGCGATCCCTTCAGCTCCAGTCATTCCCCAACAATACATGAGCTTGCTAACGGCGACTCTGGCCAGGAAGTCGATAAGAGCGAATTTATGCAGAAGATCCAAGAGGGACGCATGCGCTATGCGACATCGACTAACAGCAGCTCTGGTTTTGACGGTATGGAGACGCCTCCAGGTACGATATCTTCGGTTACGACATCATCTCGCATTGGCCATTCCAATGAGCCTCCTCAGGCTCCACCTCGAAGGACGCGGCATGCCCAAGCTATCGACCAGGCGCAGGAGGCACCCCCACGAATGAATTATCGCATAGGATCTCGACGCACAAGGGCGCAAGACAAGGGGCTACCAGAACAATCTACAGAAAATGTGATGACTGACGCGTCTAACGCCGCACCCTCAGCATCATTGCGATCGTCTATACCGGCGGCGGAAAGAAAACGGACTATATCGGGGCACCCAGCACAGCGAACGGCAAACTCAGAAGAGCCAGCGACGACTCGACGTAGTGCAAGGCTCAACATGTTTAGACCATCGTCCAAAGCAAACTCGGGGGCGGCTGGGATGGGAACTGCGGCCGTCAgggagctgaagaaggctcGGCCCCCAATTTCTCGGATTGTTCGACCTGGATCAAGTGGCTCTAGTGTTGGCCGCGTGGTTAGTGGTAATCGCAAACCTCTCGAAGAGGCACAAGCCGACATGGATCACAGCGAGCTACCGAAAGCCAAGGAGATCCCCCCTCCACCGCCGGTGCACAAGACATCAGAGCTTGATGCTCAGAAGATCGAAGAAGGACTTCGATGGCTGCTCGACCTTGTCATGAAGCTAGCAAACGGATACTACTCATTATCCCAGTTCCAATGTACCGAGAgccttcagcatcttcaatcgCTTCCGATGTCTCACCAAAACACACCGTGGGTTTTGGCACAGATGGGTCGAGCTCACTTTGAGCAAGCTTCATATGCCGAGTCTGAGAAGTTCTTCAGGAAGATGCGTGTGCAAGCACCTTCAAGACTCGAGGATATGGAGGTATACTCTACAGTTCTCTGGCATCTAAGAAGGGAGACGGACCTTTCTTTTCTGGCACATGAGTTGGTAGATTCCTCATGGCTTTCACCACAGGCTTGGTGTGCGTTGGGGAATGCTTGGTCATTGGCCCGCGACCATGAACAAGCACTCAAGTGTTTCAAGCGAGCTACTCAACTGGATCCCAAATTCGCATATGCTTTCACCTTGCAAGGACACGAGCACGTTACCAACGAAGAATATGATAAGGCACTGACGGCATATCGTCAAGCAATATCAGCCGACCGACGCCATTACAATGCCTACTATGGCATAGGAAGGGTCCAGGAACGTCTCGGCGCTTACGATAAGGCGTACACGCACTTCCATGCAGCTCAGAGCATCAACCCCAACAATGCAGTGCTGATAACTTGCATTGGAACAGTGCTAgagaagcagaaacaaatAATGCCTGCTCTGCAAGCTTATAGCAAAGCAGTTGACCTCGCACCTCGTGCAGCCCAAACTCGATACAAGAAGGCCAGAGCACTGCTTGCTGTTGGTCAATTAGATGCGGCGCAAAAAGAGCTGATAATACTTAAGGACCTGGCACCAGATGAGGCCACGGTTcacttcctcctcggcaAACTGTATAGAAGCATGGGCGAAAAGCAGCTCTCAGTGCGTCACTTTACTATTGCCCTTGCCCTGGACCCCAAG GCAAGTCAACAGATCAAAGAAGCAATTGAGAGTTTCGAGGACGACGTGGAGATGGATGACTCGATGATGTGA